A region from the Haladaptatus sp. R4 genome encodes:
- a CDS encoding ABC transporter substrate-binding protein, producing MAGTAGAAALAGCSGNGSNDGDNGDGSGGGDGDGSNIHDVQHISRVNQVPTNIQWNPSNPSSYAQASQNLLFDRFAQYNLGKNEFVPYAISDWSFGDKSFTMKLRKGLTWADGDDVTADDIVTQLKLGMKTGSGYSDYTKSIEAKDDSTVVMHFSQPVNQTIVKFQVLSNNFVQQKKSVFGKYLDEIEKDEKQGLHKLQNFAWRDPVASGPFAFKSTSQQQVVTERRDDHPDSDKINFKTYSYLYMDGNQSVYNAMISNRIDSVATAFTPPHILQQLPKSWQQIKFPSGVGYGLVPQFDHKHAGDRAVRQAIAYVLDRDAIVKNAGPASKKPAELSAGIASTAVDKWIGDARSDFTDYGKAESKTDKAAKVLKDAGYEKQGGKWHDSDGDIVNLPVQVPSGWSDWVTATQTVVDQLKSFGFKSSMDGRSFGNLQGQVWPNGNFVLASGSWLPGGGQATFPYFSLRQMMLENYRGFTYNYPPANQDRGGKHGTVTVPKRSGSGELTVNPSERLKEMSHATSDSKVKTIAVEQAWVTNQDLPMLPIAEKQTQSFLTGDVWDIPEEGSDASKVRWPESWLPRMGKMNYSGK from the coding sequence GTGGCAGGAACGGCCGGTGCGGCCGCATTGGCAGGATGCAGTGGTAACGGGTCGAACGACGGTGATAACGGCGACGGGAGCGGAGGGGGAGACGGCGACGGAAGCAACATCCACGACGTCCAGCACATCAGCCGCGTGAACCAGGTGCCGACGAACATCCAGTGGAACCCGTCGAACCCGTCGAGTTACGCACAGGCGTCACAGAACCTCCTGTTCGACCGCTTCGCACAGTACAACCTCGGGAAGAACGAATTCGTCCCGTACGCGATTTCCGACTGGTCGTTCGGCGACAAATCGTTCACGATGAAACTCCGAAAGGGTCTGACGTGGGCGGACGGTGACGACGTGACCGCCGACGACATCGTCACCCAACTCAAACTCGGGATGAAGACCGGTTCGGGATACAGCGACTACACGAAGTCCATCGAGGCGAAGGACGACTCAACCGTCGTCATGCATTTCTCGCAACCGGTCAACCAGACCATCGTCAAGTTCCAGGTGCTCAGCAACAACTTCGTTCAGCAGAAAAAGAGCGTCTTCGGGAAGTATCTGGACGAAATCGAGAAGGACGAGAAACAGGGACTGCACAAACTCCAGAACTTCGCGTGGCGGGACCCCGTCGCGAGCGGACCGTTCGCGTTCAAGAGCACCAGTCAACAGCAGGTGGTGACGGAGCGCCGCGACGACCATCCCGATTCGGACAAGATCAATTTCAAGACGTACTCGTACCTGTACATGGACGGGAACCAGTCGGTGTACAACGCGATGATATCCAACCGGATCGATTCGGTTGCGACCGCGTTCACGCCACCGCACATCCTCCAACAGTTGCCGAAAAGCTGGCAACAGATAAAGTTCCCATCCGGCGTCGGCTACGGACTCGTGCCGCAGTTCGATCATAAACACGCGGGCGACCGGGCGGTTCGGCAGGCCATCGCGTACGTCCTCGACCGCGACGCTATCGTGAAGAACGCCGGACCCGCCTCGAAGAAGCCTGCCGAACTCTCCGCCGGAATCGCCTCGACTGCGGTCGATAAGTGGATCGGCGACGCGCGGAGCGACTTTACGGATTACGGGAAGGCCGAATCGAAGACCGACAAGGCTGCGAAAGTCCTGAAGGACGCGGGCTACGAGAAACAGGGTGGCAAGTGGCACGACAGCGACGGAGACATCGTCAACCTCCCCGTTCAGGTGCCGTCCGGTTGGTCGGACTGGGTGACGGCGACCCAGACCGTCGTCGACCAGCTCAAGAGCTTCGGGTTCAAGTCGAGCATGGACGGTCGGAGCTTCGGCAATCTCCAAGGCCAGGTGTGGCCGAACGGCAACTTCGTCCTCGCCTCCGGCAGTTGGCTTCCCGGTGGTGGCCAAGCGACGTTCCCGTACTTCTCGTTGCGCCAGATGATGCTGGAGAACTACCGCGGGTTCACGTACAACTACCCACCGGCGAATCAGGACCGCGGCGGAAAACACGGGACGGTGACGGTGCCGAAGCGGAGCGGATCGGGCGAGTTGACGGTCAATCCGTCGGAACGCCTGAAGGAGATGTCACACGCGACCTCGGATTCGAAGGTCAAAACGATCGCCGTCGAACAGGCGTGGGTGACGAACCAGGACCTTCCGATGCTCCCCATCGCGGAGAAACAGACCCAGTCGTTCCTCACCGGGGACGTGTGGGATATCCCCGAAGAGGGCTCGGATGCGTCCAAAGTCCGATGGCCCGAGAGCTGGCTCCCACGGATGGGTAAGATGAACTATTCGGGCAAGTAA
- a CDS encoding ABC transporter substrate-binding protein, with product MRDESTRYGNVVSRRRVLTMAGTVGVASLAGCNGNSNGDGNGSGDGNGSGNGDGIYDVQLVSRINQVPTNVQWNPSNPSSVAQWSQYLLFDRFAQYNHGEGKFIPYAITDWSFDDKSFTMKLRDGLTWADGDDVTTDDIATQLKLGMHTGTGYSDYTKSIEAKDDSTVVMHFSQPVNRTIVKIHVLANNLVQQKKSVFGKYLDEIEKNEKNGLRKLQNFAWKEPIASGPFAFKSTSQQQLVTERRDGHPDSDEINFEKYVFRYIGGGNEAVHQQMTSNQIDACAVFAPKRIVDQLPDTWQQVEFSSGVGYGLVPQFDHKHAGDRAVRQAIAYVLDRDAIVKNAGPASKKPAELSAGLASDTLDKWLGDARSDFTDYGKSESKTDKLRKS from the coding sequence ATGAGAGACGAATCAACGAGGTACGGTAACGTAGTTAGCCGTCGGCGCGTTCTCACGATGGCGGGAACCGTCGGCGTCGCTTCCCTCGCCGGGTGTAACGGCAACTCGAACGGCGACGGAAACGGGTCCGGCGATGGAAACGGCAGCGGAAACGGCGACGGGATTTACGACGTTCAACTCGTCAGTCGCATCAATCAGGTTCCGACGAACGTCCAATGGAACCCGTCCAATCCATCGAGCGTCGCACAGTGGTCCCAATACCTCCTGTTCGACCGCTTCGCACAGTACAACCACGGGGAAGGGAAGTTCATCCCGTACGCGATCACGGACTGGTCGTTCGACGACAAATCGTTCACGATGAAACTCCGGGACGGCTTGACGTGGGCGGACGGTGACGACGTGACCACCGACGACATCGCCACCCAACTGAAACTCGGAATGCACACCGGAACCGGCTACAGCGATTATACGAAGTCCATCGAGGCGAAGGACGACTCGACCGTCGTCATGCATTTCTCGCAACCGGTCAATCGGACGATCGTCAAGATTCACGTCCTCGCCAACAACCTCGTCCAGCAGAAAAAGAGCGTCTTCGGGAAGTATCTGGACGAAATCGAGAAGAACGAGAAGAACGGTCTGCGGAAGCTTCAGAACTTCGCGTGGAAAGAGCCGATCGCGAGCGGACCGTTCGCGTTCAAGAGCACCAGTCAACAGCAGTTGGTCACGGAGCGCCGTGACGGCCACCCCGATTCCGACGAGATCAACTTCGAGAAGTACGTCTTCCGGTACATCGGCGGCGGCAACGAGGCCGTCCACCAGCAGATGACGTCGAACCAGATAGACGCGTGTGCCGTATTCGCGCCCAAACGCATCGTCGACCAGTTGCCGGATACCTGGCAACAGGTGGAGTTCTCGTCCGGCGTCGGTTACGGACTCGTGCCGCAGTTCGATCATAAACACGCGGGCGACCGGGCGGTTCGACAGGCCATCGCCTACGTCCTCGACCGCGACGCCATCGTGAAGAACGCCGGACCCGCCTCGAAGAAGCCAGCGGAACTCTCCGCCGGACTCGCGTCCGACACGCTGGACAAGTGGTTGGGTGACGCGCGGAGCGACTTCACGGATTACGGAAAATCCGAATCGAAGACTGACAAGCTACGAAAGTCCTGA
- a CDS encoding HEAT repeat domain-containing protein: protein MTGDHDQLMELDPETVSADDVEIDTLREGLRSEENLVRTHTAQIVSALAADDLETVEPLIPTLVTVLDDERIVVLRESLLILAAVADDTPSAVRDAIPDLLSLLTHETPLIPALAADVVRVLAVGHAEWFVPYADELVAVMATEPTDPVEDATAAPNTQAREHLASVSREEMERQTTARTVVANVVYEVASIDAAAVLPHASRLCSLVRDGSGAVLSASVGAISFISEEHPDAVADAVAPLCDRLATPDRAVQVHAVSALGHIGDPSAVDPLREFADGDAPLDEDIRSIAYATVDWLADESSAE, encoded by the coding sequence ATGACGGGCGATCACGACCAACTGATGGAACTCGACCCGGAAACGGTCTCGGCCGACGACGTGGAAATCGACACCCTTCGGGAGGGACTCCGAAGCGAGGAGAACCTCGTGCGGACCCACACGGCGCAAATAGTCTCGGCGCTCGCCGCGGACGACCTCGAAACCGTCGAACCGCTGATTCCGACGCTCGTGACGGTTCTCGACGACGAGCGGATCGTCGTGCTCAGGGAGTCGCTGTTGATCCTCGCTGCCGTCGCGGACGACACCCCCTCGGCTGTTCGGGACGCGATTCCCGACCTCCTCTCCCTGCTGACCCACGAAACCCCGTTGATCCCGGCGCTGGCGGCGGACGTCGTTCGCGTGTTGGCGGTCGGTCACGCCGAATGGTTCGTCCCGTACGCCGACGAACTCGTGGCGGTGATGGCGACGGAGCCGACGGACCCGGTCGAGGATGCCACCGCTGCCCCTAACACGCAGGCACGGGAACACCTCGCCAGCGTTTCGAGGGAGGAGATGGAACGACAGACCACCGCGCGAACCGTCGTGGCGAACGTCGTCTACGAGGTGGCGAGCATCGACGCCGCGGCCGTCCTTCCGCACGCATCACGGTTGTGTTCGCTCGTCCGCGACGGTTCCGGGGCGGTGCTGTCGGCGAGCGTCGGCGCGATCAGCTTCATCAGCGAGGAGCATCCGGACGCCGTGGCCGACGCGGTTGCGCCGCTGTGTGATCGACTGGCGACGCCGGATAGAGCCGTGCAAGTTCACGCCGTCTCCGCGCTCGGTCACATCGGCGATCCGTCAGCCGTCGATCCGCTTCGGGAGTTCGCCGACGGCGACGCGCCGCTCGACGAGGATATTCGGTCCATCGCTTACGCGACGGTAGACTGGCTGGCCGACGAGTCATCGGCGGAATGA